The region TCATCGCAGGTCCATCCCCAGTGATCATGTTCAACATGAACCAGTCCCCCGCCACAGTCGCCCACGATCGTGAagaagccaccaccaccctctccgtcCTCGACCCCTCCCAAAGACCCAACCTGGTCTTCTGCCCCGGCCCGTCCAAGATCCCCATGAAAGAATACGGCATCGACAAGATCACCTACAAAATCGTCGCTGACGGCCTGGAGTCATATCCCCTAACCCACTCCCTAGAAACCCACTGGATCCTCAACTCCAAAGCCGGCCTCGCCAGGTCCGGTCTTCCCACGCCCAGGTGCGACATCATCTCCGTCAAGGGATACCCCCCAGCCTCTCCCAGATCGTGCTGCGACGCCTGCCGCGCAGACAAGCGATCCAACGATTTGACATTCATCCCCGAATCTTGCTCCGGCCCAAGCGGTCAATGGGTGAAGACCGAATCTGCCAAAGTGCTCTCTGCCATCTCCTCCCGGCCGGTGCCGTTTGTTCTCAAGAACCAGCAGGTTTTCGGCGGAGCGGGAACCTGGGTGGTGACCACGCAAGAACAAAAAGACGATTTGCTGTCTGATTTTTCCAGCCCCGACGGCCCCCTGAGGAAGTTGCTGTCCCAAGTCACTCCCGAGAATCATCACATGGATCccgcggcggtggtgatctcGGATATGgtctccaaccccatcgGGGACTACGGCTTGACCTTTTTCGTCAATGAGGACGGGGAGCCTGTTTTCTTGGCGACATCAGAGCAAATGACTGATGGGAATAACGCCTGGGTTGGCAGCACCATCGTCTACTCGAGGCAGGAGGCACTGTACGAGAGATTCCAAGTGCTGATGTCGCGGACTGCGGAATTTGTGGCGAAACATGGGTATGTCGGGCCGGTGGGGATCGATGTCTTGGAGACGGGGACAGAAGGGGAGACGGAGACGCATTGTGGGGAGAGAACAAAGTTTCACGTGGTGGATTTGAATGTTAGGACGTCGGGGAGCCTGGCCTTGCCGTTGTTGAAGGGGCATTTCACCCAAAGGGGGCTGGATTGCGCCAGCAGTTTTGGCATTACGGTTAAGGGCGGAAGGGAGGAGTTTGTgaggaagtggaggagggagtttgaggagggaaggaTGTTTGTGTTGAGTTGGTATGAGGatcgggaggagggggcgagcATTGCGGATGTGGTTGTGGGGGCGGAAAACGAGGAGGGGTTGCAAGGGATGATTGAGCGGGTTAGGGAGGGCAGCGAGGAGGTTATTTTCTAATTGTTTTTCTTGGGGGTTTTCTGGGTTTGTATTAAGCAGGCGGTTTTTATTATTAGCAAGCCGGTGTTGTGGTCTAGAGTCAGATCGACTTTCTGTTCGATATGAAAGAAGCAATGATTTTAGTGGACGATCCGTTAATTCCCAAGTATAATACAGTCCACAGCTCTCAAGGAAAAAATGGCTAGGTCCCATATTCGGACCTTGAAATACCACCGGCAGTTGAAGCCCTACTGCTTCCAACGTGGCACGGCAGATCACCGTTGCATCCAGCCCCTCTTTGAGTCTGGttccccttctccaacatTTCTTAGTCACTGCTTCCTCAGCTCACAGGAGCCAGTCCGCAGGCGGGGAACTTTCTATTGTTTCCCACTaaaggcaaagaaggcaACGCAGGTTAAGCATGGTGTCTGAGCGGGTACCATTCATGAAAAGAGTCTGGGGAAGGTCTATGCAATGATCGCCGCCGTTAATGGCAAGGTAAGTCTCCGTTGGCTTTTCGATTGGTGCGCGAGGACACCATCTGGATGGCTGAGAAACAATAGTTTGTACTGCAAGGTGTGGCACCTCAATTGGAGATGCGCTGGTTTGCAAAGCAGAGGATCATTAAACCCAACATCAGGGCCCGACTCCCGCTGTTGTGCTCCTGACTCTTCTTGCTTTTTGGGCGGGCATCTTCCGCACGTTGGAATATCTGACACGAAATTCGAAGAATAGTTAGAGACAATCAAGATCATGTCAACCCAAAGCGAGCCAGCAACGAGCTCCAATGGCGTCCGGGTggtgggcgatgaggagaagGGCCTCCACAGAACGCAGACTGGGGTGACAATGTCCCCAGAGCTCTTCGAGAAACTCTACCTCACACCAAAAGTTCCCCATGTTGGGGACAACAACAGACGCTTTGCGAATCCTACGGCATTGGGGTTTGTCGGGTGAGTGATGGGCGTGCAGTGTACAAATATAAATACTGACGGCACCATAGCTTCGTGATCTCAACCTTCACCTTTTCAATCGTCTGTatgggatggggtggagCCTCAGGATTCTCTCCTGTCGTGTAAGTCAGCAATGTACAGACCAGAACAGAGAGCTGACTGATACATAATCAAAAACAGGGGgattttcttcttcgtcggccccgtcctcctcctcttcgcaATGGTCTTCGAGTGGATAATGGGGAACTTCTTTCCCATGATGGTCATGGGCCTGTTCGCCGTGTTCTGGCTGAGTTTCGGAATGCTCCAGCTCCCAACTTTGCAACTGGCTGCTCCATATGCCACCGATGCTGATCCGACAGGACTTGCCTCGCGCGAATACAACACCGTCATTGCGCTGTATTTGATTGTCTGGGGGTTCGCCCTAttcaccttcttcatcttcacaTGCAAGATCAACGCTGTCTTTGCCACTATTTTCTTGCTGGTCAGCCTTGGAGCCTGGGTGTTGAGTGGTGCATACTTTCGAGCAAGTGCCGGGGACTTTGATGGTGCTGGGAAACTGCAAAAGGTGAGAGACTTCCACCGGATGAAGACGTCGAGGCTAACACGTCTGGTAATCACAGGCGGGTGGTGCATTATTGTTCATAGTGGCGTTGCTAGGATGGTACATGTgtttcatcatcatggcggGAGAAATGCGCATCACGCTGAGTCTTCCAGTTGGCGATTTAAGCCATCTCTGGCCTAAGACTGATGTCGAGTTAGCGGCAGTTGAGCAGCGTGAGCATCGGGATTGAGGAAGGGGTTAAACCATTGAGCACATCGTTACTGGTGCAGGGAGTTTCAAACATTGAACATGTTTAATGCACACCCATGAGCCACCTACAGTCCTCCACACTCATCTGGCAACTGAAATGGTCAGATGACTCAACAGGTAAGCCGTAGGAGGGGGGTTTTCCGGTGAGCTTTTTTTGATAATACTTTGTCGATGGTGACTTCCTGCGATTGTTTGATTTGAAGCAAAAGACCCTTGATAGGGGAAACCAAGTGTCCTGAGGTGGGAGCAAATCCTCCGGGAGCTGCCCCACTGCTGCGCTCCACAATCGCACCTTCCGCATCTTCACTTCATATCAGGCTGTCATTGAAGGTATTCGAGAACAATCTCAATGCATCTTTCAAACCTTCCACACTGTTTCATCCGTTGGGCTTTGGAAGGAGGGAAGCTACCACAAGCAAGGACCCACAATGAGGCAAACCGCAGCTTCGTTGGCATCTGATTGGTCAATTGGCGTGTAAGTGAGAGGATCTATCGTCATCGATCTTTGAGATCGACCACAGCAGCCCAATCCATGACGAAATCGAACCTGGAGGGCCCATAGGAGCTTAATGCTACCCTTAAAGAGCTTCCAGTTCTTTTTATTGCCTCCAAGCGTTTTGAACCTCCAAAGAAAAGCCATGTCCCTCTCGCCCTTGACATCTCGTCTCATCCAAACATCTACTCTCTCAACCACAAGACTCAGTTCACTCCCAGTTCTCTCTCGCGCGATCCACACAGCGGTGCCCAGAGCGaaagctccagctcctcaacCACTATCactcaacaccccccaaaaGCAAGCCTTTCGTCACTTCACCAAAATGTCGAAGAGCGTTGCCGCCGCATCTCACGATGACTTCAACCGCAACTCCCTTTTCAACCTCAAAGGCCGCGTCGCCCTCGTCACGGGCGGCGGTTCTGGAATCGGTCTCATGGCCACCCAAGCCCTCGCGGCTAACGGTGCCAAAGTCTACATCGTCGGCCGCACCAAAGAGAAGCTCGACAAGGTAGTCGAGATCTACAACAAGGACATTGAGGGCGAGATCATCGCCATCCAAGGGGACGTCaccaagaaggaagaggtcgCCCGTCTGTACAAGGAGATCTCCGCGCGGGAAAAGTGCTTGtgcatcctcatcaacaatgCCGGCGTGAGCAGCACGACGGTTACGACAGAGACGGAGACGGCGCAGGAGATGAAGCACAATTTGTTTGAGAATGAGAACATGACGGAGAAAGACTGGACGGATACATACCAGACCAATGTCGCGAGCATTTACTTTATGACCTCGGCGTTTTTGCCATTGCTGCAGGCCAGCTCGGAGAGGCACCCTCACTGGTCGGGGACTGTGATCAACATTAGCAGTATTAGcgggttggtgaaggggtCGCAGCATCGTGAGTTTTCCTTATTTCTCTCCTCAGGTTTCATGAATACTGACATTTGTCACAGACTTTAGCTACAACGCCAGCaaagccgccgccgtccACCTCACGCGAATGATGGCGGCGGAGATCGCCGAGAACGGCCACAAGATCCGCGTCAACAGCATCGCTCCGGGTGTCTTCCCCAGTGAGATGACCGCTGACGAGAGCGACGAGTATCAGAAGAGCCACATTGACGCTGAGAAGTACAAGGGCAAAGTACCAGCTGGCCGGCCAGGAAGGGATATTGACATGGCCCAGGCTGTGTTGGCGCTAGCAGCCAACCAGTACATTGATGGCCAgacggttgttgttgatggtggctACACCCTTACCATGGGTATGTAGGACATTGGTGATGGAGTGCAAGGAAAAGTATTCAAATCACAACAGATCAGCACAATGTTGCAATAGTGTGTTTTGGTCCAGGGTGTTGAATTGTTATTACGTTTGCGTGTTGAGCGTTGTTTTGAAGATGGTTTGATTTCTCAACACTATAACCGACCTAAATATGAGTACTACTTTCGTCAACTCATCAACTCACTTGAAGCGGCCCATAGGAGTTTGTATATCTGAGGTGATGTAGTCACCAACCAGTTTCATGAAGATTTAAATGGATGACGCCATCAAAAGGAGTGTCATTACAGGTGAGACTGTGCATACTATGAGTGAGCGGTGACTCATGCATGTGTATGATTAgattggttggtgatgaactCAAATTCTTCAATCTTGTGGTTCTTGGCCTCGGTAGTGACTGTAGAAAATGGCGATTATGGGAGGGGTCCTGCCGATACAAACAGAAGCGCGagcggaggtggaggtttcTATGAGGGAGATGGCTTTTGAGAACTATCTGTCCAAGCTATGGATGTGTATCGAGAGAAAACTGAATCGGTCACCTGTATGTAGGATGGAGTTTCCCCGACCGTTTTGCTCATAACCGCTCAATTGACCTTCGCAGAAATCGTTATCGCAAGGTAGCTACGCCATGCATGCAACAAATAGCCCGAGAACGTGCATCCCGTACCATTGGTCCCACGGCCGCCCCGGCCCACAGACGGTTAAACGGACGAAAATCAGATAAAAGCTTGTTTCCGCCACGACAAAAACGACAAATGCCACGCTCAGTGACATCATGTCTGTACTGGTTATGTTCACAGATCTCTCAACCCCCTTGACCCATGTGGCGCCACACTACCGAGGCGGCTCAATCGATCGATCGGGGGACATCCCGGGGTGCATACCCGACATCAAATGATGCGATCATGGGACCTACTGCaagagatgatgggatggagaTCGGGCGGCGGCACGTTTGTCCACGGTTAAAAGCAGATCATGTGTGGTAGCCGCATATGGCAACCTTGATAGGTCAGGTAGTATTCTATCCTAACAAAGCCTCGACTTAACTTCGGGCCACCTAGTTTGTTCGGTAGTGGTTTGTGGTGATTTGTTCAATTTCTCCCAAAAAGTCTTTTCCAGAATCCAACTCAGAGTGGTGATGTCCAATCTGGCCCATCCTTGCGCTGTTGCCTGGGTGTAtgttcaaaaaaaaaaaatgcaaAGACGTGAAAGAAAGGGGTATCCGCATCAgtctccatctcatccagtAGTCCAAAATATGTGTTCCGGCCTAGTACGTGATGTGAAGCATGCAAAATGTATGTGCAAAGGAAATCATGGCGGAGGTGCCACTCCTGTATCGCTGTCGACCGTTATGCAAGTAAATATGTGTGAGATAAGTGTTTGGGCGAGAGGTGATAGACCAAGCTCGCTCTCCAAGAAAGGGGGTATCAAGTTTGATGACAATGAATCCGAAATGCAGATGCTGGTGAAAAGACAAAAGACCGCCAAACAGTGAACCCAACCAAACCGTATACAAAAAGAAACACCCCGAAAGAGAGACAAGTCTAAGGACGAGCCCTGGTCCACTCAATGTTGAGCCATCCAACTTTATCGTATGCCTGCCAAAGCTTCGAGGCCTTGTTGACATCGATCTTGCAGGCCTGTTGTGCGTCAGTCTTGCGAAATTCCTTCCCAATCAAGGCACATTCGCGCCTGCGCAAAAATATACGTCTCTTGCTCGTGAGATATGTAGCGCAGTCCAGCCGAAGGTTGCTTGCCAGGATGAGTTCGTCAGGGTGAAGCAAGTGACGATGTGGGTCGTTGCTGAGATCCAGAGCATTCCCCTTCCATTCCACCTTTAGACTATTTGGCCTCCCTTGCGGGAGCGAGTCGAGTGGCGGTGAAAGATCTTCCAATGCCTCAAAATCCTTGTCCTCGCGATTTGGCGCCGCGTTTCGCATGCGAGGCTCTGGGGTGGCGTGGACGTGACCCGCTGTCGGCGGACGAGTTGGCGCGGGAGTTGCTCGGATAGGCCTAGGGGCTTGTGCCTTGACCTTGGGGGATCTTGGTTTCTGCACACGAGCCACAGGTGCCCTGGGAACGTGTATCCGAGGTGGCGTAGGGTTGGAAGCCGGAAGGATGGTCGGAAGCCGCGCCCTCGCCACACTTCTCGCGCTCTCACGATCGGCCTGCCGCAACCTCCTTTCCTGCTCCATCCACTTCCTAGGATTTTGGCTGAACCTTTTGTAGACCTCAGACTTGAAGTAGATCACCAGCTGATAGTCCTCCCGTTTAGGAGGCGAGACGCTCTCAAATAGACTGGGAGGTCTCGCCGCAATGTGTTTGTTCATCAAGTCATCCTCCACTGATCCAGCTGTCCTGGGGGCCGGTGGAAAGAGCGGCAAGGGGGCAGCGCTGGCCCTTTCGGCAGTCTCATACAAAATCGGATCGCTTGGTCCGACGCTGCGGTGCATCACGGACGCGGTCGACTTCGAAAGCGGCGATGAAGGAGGCGACACAggcggggaaggaggtgggtttgggcGCTGCATTTCAAAACCCTTGCTGTTCTGcgcggtggtgatgttcaTGTCCGAGTTCATGTCGTCCAAGGGAGCAGGTCCAGGAGGAGACAGGAGATGACTTGGGTTTGGCATGATGGAGCGTGCGGTAGACAAGTTTGGCTTTTGGGAAGGCGGTGACAATGGGTTCCTTGCCGTCGGGTGAATTCTTCCAAACGACATAGGCATGTGCAtcgagttgttgttggagttcAGTTGGTCAGCCATGTTGGGCATGACTGTCTGGCCGTCTGCAGGGTGGCAAACCCCAAGCATTGACATACGAGGCGTGTTcggacgatgacgagggaCTGGCCAGGACCTGGAGTTGCGTAGAATTATCCTTGCGAGATCGGCTGTAGAAGGATGAGTTTGCAACTGCTGTTGATGTAGGGCGAGAAATGCAGGATTGTATGGTCGGGCACGTCAGGCACCCGTGGTTTCTTTGTCTGATGATGACTGCGGCGACTGAATGGGAGCGTGGGTGTCTGTATGAGGAGAAACGGCAGCTCAAGTAGTTGTTGTATAGGGCACAATGCGAAGCGTTTCAATGCCCATCGTCTGGCTGTGGCCGTGGTTTTGTTGGTGGTAGTTGCCTTTGCTGAAACTGAACAATGGCCAACTGGGGGGTCTTCGTGGGGATATAGGTGAACAATAGCTGGCGGTGGCCTTGCAATGGTTGGTCAATGGAAGCCGTTGGAAGCCGTCGGTGACAGTGGCGAAATGGGCGCCGCGCAATGCTTGTGTAGGCAGCTTTGTAACGGACAATGGCAAAAAAGGAAACTTCTGGTGGGCGTTGCTTGAGATCAACCAAAAGACGAAATAAGAGCGAGAAGGGAGGCTTATGAACAGCAAGGGCGCAAGCCATGGAGGACGACCAAGTACTCCATACACTGTGGGTCATTACACTTATAAGCCCAAGCGCCACAAGGCGGCAAACGgtctggggagggtgaggttggtcaCACGGATGGCCCAAAACGGTGCAACGGGCTGGGGACATGTACATGTACTTCCATGTACGCAGTGCTGGAGACACACCAGGGGGCAGACTAACGAAATGCCGAGGGGATGGACCAGAGGTTTGTGGCCAGTTAGGTCAAGCAGCTCTCTTTCACTGTCGGGCGCCAGTCTGCCGTGCAGGAGAGAGAATGTACTCCTGCCCAAGATTGTTGCTTGTGAGTACACCGCAAGAGCCCCTCAACGCTGGCTTGTATCAAACAGCCCTCCTGTCGTGATTGGTGTTTTGGTATTCCAACActgtgctgttgttgtttcgAATATCAGGACGATTGGACCACTTACAACCACCAATGCTGCAACTGCCGCATTCATGTTGCTTTGTCGTCGAGGGAGAGCTTTGGGCACCTGGGTTTGGGTTGTGACATCCCATCTGGCGAGCGGAGACAGGTGCCAAGTTGTATGTCACGACGAACATTGCTTCCCGTGAGAGTCTACATTCAGGAAGCTGATCCTGGGACTTGCCTTACTACCAAGGCAATCCGCGCTGTAGTCTTCTCCGCCTGGCTTCTCACTTGAAACTGACGATCAACCGGACCGAAGACTGAGATGGCCACATGGACAAGCCGTTGGGTTAGGTATCTTTGGGATGGGCAGGCTCGGCAAACGAAAAATCAAGAACGTCGCAGTTTGGCGGGTTGAGTGAGTATGAGGTCGGGCTGTCCGTCTTCAGTTGCAAGCTACCCATCATGAGCGGGACGAGGTGATGTCGAGattgtgagggaggggttgtgggcTCTGTGGGGttgcggagggggagttggacTGGCCGGCGATTTGAAGTggaacccccctccctttttgTCAATTGAGCGCGGGGAGCGGTGTCTGGCACATGAGCCTCCATACTCAATTGAATTTGAACCCCAATTGGGCGCCAGTTGGGCAGTGAGGCCTAGCTTGAACATCCGTAGCATCCACGCGCTTCCCCGTGCGAAAGGGGAGTTCGACAACTCAGATCAGTGCAAGCAGGTCGGTGCATGGACGCCATGGCTCAACCACCGACGCGTTGCCACTTGGGATTGCTGAAGCGAACAAGAAGCAATGGAACGTGAATTGGCCAATCAAGGCAGCAACGCGGGCGAGAGAGGCGGTCCCATCCTGTGAAGAGGTCTGGAGGCTTCGTTTCTGAGATATTGGGGGTTGGAGTCGAGTTGGCCGCGTCAAGAAGTGTGACTCATAGCTCGATGTCCTTTGGGGCGTTGCTTCACCTAACAGGTTGACCTCGAAATGGAGGGAATGGAAGGTCCTGGCAACCGGCGTGCTGTGTAATCTGCCGGTTGGTCCCAGGTGGCTGCGAGCTCGACAGCCTGATGGCTCGACCAATGATAGGCCCAAGCCCCGATAAGATGCCGCTTATGACGATGTACTCTTGGCGCTTCAGAGGTACCACAACCTTCCACCTGAACGATGGTATCAAACTCAACTGCTCTGGGCGGGCTGATCGCAAATTCAGCCTGACGGATTCTTTGATATCAATAGTAAGCTATTCTGGTGGAGAAATAGAGACACCGGACATTGCAATCTCACAATTCCACACAACCTGATGCCAAAGGAGCCAAGGTTTTGCCCATTTGCATCCGGTGTCCCTCTGTTCACAGTCCAGGTGAGCTACCTGACTTGTTAGACCGCTGCCATTGAGCATTTCAAGAGAATTGAGTTGGCCCAGTGCCGTGTCGGATTTCGGCCGACATATCTCTCATGGCACAATACGCTAGAAACAGCACGATTGATTGCCATTGCGTCGAAGCAACCTCCGAACGATCCGTGATCATGGCACCGATAGCACCAAAGCATCGCACTCATCGCGGACAGAACCTCGCCTCCTTGATTCGCAACCCTCCCCAGTTTGGCCGCCATCGGCTAGGCAGGCTCACATGGACGCAATTGACTTTCATTGTCTCATAAGGCGTGTGGCATGACTCCAAACAATGTGCTCCCAGCTCCCAGTTCCCAGCTCCCAGGATTGCGCTTGGTAATCCCGGATGCCCACGAGTCTCTCCAATCTCCATGCTTAAGTCCGCAATGCCGTTCAATAAGGTCAGTCGTATGGATTGTTGGTCCTCATCGGCGACTTTGGTGATCCGTCACCCAGTTTGCCGCCTAGTAACAATTCTGGAAGCACAAAACAGCTCTGCCGGCGTGATCCACTGTGGGAGCCATTTTGAATTGGGCTATCACCTTCAAACACCCGCCATCTTTCGAACGCTTTGGGCGGAGTCACCCGTTGGTTGCACCACACACCACTGCTCGATATTCTGGGCAGTTCAAGATACCTTTCCGCCtgatcaaccccctccattTCACTGCTGCCCTCCAACTTCCAAGGCACACCACAGCTCGCCATTGATAGCACCATCCTTGTTTGATAACGCGGCTAGCGACCTTCGCAGTGACCTCTGTGGCCTGTGATGGTGTCCGGCTCTCCTCACATGCCAGCTTGGCTCTTGACGCCTTGTCAGCAGTCTTGCTCCCTTCCAAAC is a window of Podospora pseudopauciseta strain CBS 411.78 chromosome 1, whole genome shotgun sequence DNA encoding:
- a CDS encoding hypothetical protein (COG:Q; EggNog:ENOG503P0G5), whose amino-acid sequence is MLPLKSFQFFLLPPSVLNLQRKAMSLSPLTSRLIQTSTLSTTRLSSLPVLSRAIHTAVPRAKAPAPQPLSLNTPQKQAFRHFTKMSKSVAAASHDDFNRNSLFNLKGRVALVTGGGSGIGLMATQALAANGAKVYIVGRTKEKLDKVVEIYNKDIEGEIIAIQGDVTKKEEVARLYKEISAREKCLCILINNAGVSSTTVTTETETAQEMKHNLFENENMTEKDWTDTYQTNVASIYFMTSAFLPLLQASSERHPHWSGTVINISSISGLVKGSQHHFSYNASKAAAVHLTRMMAAEIAENGHKIRVNSIAPGVFPSEMTADESDEYQKSHIDAEKYKGKVPAGRPGRDIDMAQAVLALAANQYIDGQTVVVDGGYTLTMGM
- a CDS encoding hypothetical protein (EggNog:ENOG503P0HT; COG:S), translating into MSTQSEPATSSNGVRVVGDEEKGLHRTQTGVTMSPELFEKLYLTPKVPHVGDNNRRFANPTALGFVGFVISTFTFSIVCMGWGGASGFSPVVGIFFFVGPVLLLFAMVFEWIMGNFFPMMVMGLFAVFWLSFGMLQLPTLQLAAPYATDADPTGLASREYNTVIALYLIVWGFALFTFFIFTCKINAVFATIFLLVSLGAWVLSGAYFRASAGDFDGAGKLQKAGGALLFIVALLGWYMCFIIMAGEMRITLSLPVGDLSHLWPKTDVELAAVEQREHRD
- a CDS encoding hypothetical protein (EggNog:ENOG503P2N2; COG:F); its protein translation is MTLLCLLNRGGAARGLRSTSYASSTICCGRHNINLNPTPTAARGSQLRLNFTNTYLRYCATASQPLHTMGSVDKPSLTGIDLPIIKLDTTLTELFRRASPQNASTRLGMVFCGVNSGVDLNPDFPRNTKYLYQDSPFNTVPRKELTRKNHDLRKSLAMKYLSLIPQRDAFIAGPSPVIMFNMNQSPATVAHDREEATTTLSVLDPSQRPNLVFCPGPSKIPMKEYGIDKITYKIVADGLESYPLTHSLETHWILNSKAGLARSGLPTPRCDIISVKGYPPASPRSCCDACRADKRSNDLTFIPESCSGPSGQWVKTESAKVLSAISSRPVPFVLKNQQVFGGAGTWVVTTQEQKDDLLSDFSSPDGPLRKLLSQVTPENHHMDPAAVVISDMVSNPIGDYGLTFFVNEDGEPVFLATSEQMTDGNNAWVGSTIVYSRQEALYERFQVLMSRTAEFVAKHGYVGPVGIDVLETGTEGETETHCGERTKFHVVDLNVRTSGSLALPLLKGHFTQRGLDCASSFGITVKGGREEFVRKWRREFEEGRMFVLSWYEDREEGASIADVVVGAENEEGLQGMIERVREGSEEVIF
- a CDS encoding hypothetical protein (COG:S; EggNog:ENOG503NXV4); the encoded protein is MSMLGVCHPADGQTVMPNMADQLNSNNNSMHMPMSFGRIHPTARNPLSPPSQKPNLSTARSIMPNPSHLLSPPGPAPLDDMNSDMNITTAQNSKGFEMQRPNPPPSPPVSPPSSPLSKSTASVMHRSVGPSDPILYETAERASAAPLPLFPPAPRTAGSVEDDLMNKHIAARPPSLFESVSPPKREDYQLVIYFKSEVYKRFSQNPRKWMEQERRLRQADRESARSVARARLPTILPASNPTPPRIHVPRAPVARVQKPRSPKVKAQAPRPIRATPAPTRPPTAGHVHATPEPRMRNAAPNREDKDFEALEDLSPPLDSLPQGRPNSLKVEWKGNALDLSNDPHRHLLHPDELILASNLRLDCATYLTSKRRIFLRRRECALIGKEFRKTDAQQACKIDVNKASKLWQAYDKVGWLNIEWTRARP